From Pangasianodon hypophthalmus isolate fPanHyp1 chromosome 10, fPanHyp1.pri, whole genome shotgun sequence:
TGCGCCTCACCTGCCTCCTCACGGTTAGGAAGATgtgaacataaatgaaaaacatcGCCAGCAGGGGAATCAGAGCACAACCAAAGAAGTTGAAGTACACCATCAAGGCTATGTCCACCACACAGGAAAAGAAGCAGTAGTTAATCTGACTGGATCGCTTCTGAAAGCCTAGCAATGGCACTGTGCTCAAAAGGAAAGCGAGAAACCAGGTTAGCAGTATGACTAGCCTAGCATTCCTTGGCTTTAGGAGCCTCTGGTAGTGGAACGGCAACAGGATTGCCACATAGCGCTCAATGGCTATTGCTAGCAGGCTGAAGACAGAGCTCTGGGTTAGCGTGATAAGCATGTACACAATAGTAGTGCACAGGTACAGATTATTGTGGGGGAGACCCAGGTCTGTCATAATAGCACAGGGAATGGCCAGTGTGCCTACAAAGAAATCAGCTGCTGCCAAAGAGACCAAGAAGTAGTTGGTGACGGTTTGGAGCTTCTTGTTGCGTCCCACTGCAATGCAAACCAACAGATTTCCAGATGTAGATAGAATGGATATCGTTACTTCAGCTGCGATGTAAGGTACATGAAAAAACTCTTGCTTGCGCGGGATGACTGTTTGAGTTGATCCGTTCAGAGTAACCCCCAAGCAGCTATTCATAGTTCCATTCACATTGACCTCCTCAGCTCCAGTGCTGTCATGGCTTTAATCACTGGAATGACAGGAAGAATTCAAAAGCAGTTAGGGACACTGTAAACCTCATAATAGACTTGTTAGTTGACTACATTATTGGAGAGCTGATTAGATCTCGTCTTTATGAAAAAGCATAGTGTCATTGAATGGGCTGACACGTTTTGTCTTTTTGTACCGACCTAAGGATATTTGCTATTTTCAGATTCAGTACATTGCATTTATTATGTCTTATTGTTGGCTGTTGATATAGATAAGCTTAttacagtttgtcatgttatcCGCCAGCAATATGTTCCTGACCAGATATGTCCTGGCCAttgtattgtttgtttattcagcatTGAGTGCCTTCGTGTCTCAATCTGTTGCTGAAAAGAGCGCTGGAGTGTTGCTACAAAACTAATGCGGACGGAAATGATTTTTCCATCTTAGAAACTCCCAGTAGGATGATCAGTAACACTTCAGAAAACCTATGATATTGTTCTAAATTATGAATGTTAATGATATTAACTTTTATTATGCACTATGCACTGTGTTAAGAGTATTGTCTAGTCCATTTTGTATCAAAAAAGCCTTAGTATAACATCTCAAATTTGACAAGTACGGTATATACAGCATTTCTTCAACTGAAGAAATAATGAATTGGCTAGCATTCTTAATATATGTGACCTAGTTTTTGACATATAATAATTCTAAGATTGTagtaatataattgtttatgtttatggttACTATACTGGATGGTCAGAAAGGGCTGGTTGGCTCCTACAGCTCTACTGGAAGATGCAGATAGAGAGATACATCCAAATAGAGAGTAAGACGTGTAgaataacacaagtgataaaaTAAGGGGGAAAACTCATGCTATTATATTCATCAGGTTCTTTCTGTTGTTCagtcatatacactcactggccactttaataggaacacatgtacacctgcttatCCATTcgattatccaatcagccaatcatgtggatGCAACACAGTCATAAAATCATGCCAATCAGAACTCCaaataatattcacatcaaaattcagatgggggaaaatgtgatctcagaaacagaaaaaaaaacatccaatgaaaGCCAGTTCTGCAGAAATGCTTTGTtgacagaggtcagaggagactggccagactggttgaagctgacaggaagtctacagtatctCAAACACccgctctttacaactgtggtaagcagaaaagcatctcagaatgcacaatattaacattgaggcagatgggctacagtacAACTGCTGAGGACCACATccagttccactcctgtcagccaagaacagggatCTGAGGTTATAGTGGACATAGGGTCACCTAAACTCGAAAGTTGAAGATCGAACAAAAAGCCGAATGAGCTTTGTTTGAATGCTACACCCTAGCAGAGAATTGTTGCTGACCACATGCATCCTTTTATGGCCACAGTTTACATCTTATAATgcctacttccagcatgataatgcacattgtcacaaataatctcaaactggttccattaacatgacaatgagtgATGCAATGTGCATtgaccagaatctcaaaagaaTGTTCCCAGCTTATGGAAAACACCTTATgtaatccatgccatgaagtaTTCAGGCTGTTCTAAGAGCAAAGGTGgggtcctacccagtattataaaggtgttcctaataaagttgcTAGTGAGTGTATGAAAAAACATGTTCAGCATTGTTACCCTGGAGAAGCAgcttttcactgttttcttttgGCTTGATGTTCTTCTCTATGCAGATAGTCTTAATCTAAATATTTGATTCTGCAGCAACTCCCTTTGAAACTTGTTAagatacactatgtggccaaaagtttgtggacacctgaccaatgacattcatatgtgcttgctgaacatcccattccagatttattccccctttactgttataataatctccactcttctgcgaaggctttgcactagattttggagcgtggctataGGGATCTGtattcattcagctacaagagcattagagaggtcaggcactgatgttgggtgaggatgtctggggtgcagtcggtgttccagttcatcccaaaggtgttcagtagggttgaggtcagggctttgtgcaggacactcgagttcttccactccaaccttaaacacaccatgtcttcatggagctcgctttgtgcacaggggcattgtcatgctggaacaggtttgtgtttcttagtttcagtgaaggaaaattatAATGCTGCAGTATACAAAGACAATTctacacaactgtgtgcttacagctttgtggcaacagtttggggaagaactgcATATGGGcatgatggccaggtgtccacatacttttgaccatatagtgtacattagcTATAACTGTAGTAGTTGCATATGtgaaatctgtttattaatttaattcaaaatgaaatgtaaaaaatgaaatgtttttaatcaaaaatcCAAAGCCTTTGATTCACAGATTCGCCTTAGCACTAAAAATATAGCATATCTGATCACAAACAAGGAATATAGAACATTACCAAATGTGTTACCTCTGGCTTGCATCTGAAGGTCCAAGGAGACTATGCAGTTAAAGGTGTAACAAATGGCCACAGGCAGTGTAGGATATGTCTGTAGCACCAGTCCAGATGACCATTCCGTTTACACCATTCTTTAATCTATATTCTTTGAGTTCCAGTCAAATCCATACTAACAAACagcaagaaataaattaattgtccGACTTAAGCCAGATCACTGCTATGTGGTGTTAAACAAATGAGAAGTTGAGCAGGCCGATGTGATCTTGTTGGATGCCCCCTCTTAAGTCCCACCCATTATATTGCGTGTACAGCCTCTAAAATACAGTGTGAGTTCATTGAATATGAGTAAGTTGCAAATGTTCAACAAGAGGTAATGAAGCAGAAAGCACTGAGCATTGTTGAGCGGTGTGTTGTGTTCATTGTATTAGCATGGTTGAGTAGCAAGTTTTATGCTGTGTTATCTGTATCTTATACTAAATCCAACTAAACATTTTGAATCCTATGTTATTGGATAGCTGATTTAATCTCGTCCTTTTGAAAAAGCATATTGTCATTCAATGGGTCGACACTTTTTGTACTGACCTAAGAATATTTGTTTGCAGATTCAAAACATCAAGCTTATTATGTCTTATTGTTGGCCGTTGGTATAGATAAGTTTATCTGAGTTTGACATGATAAATTCAACTGCAATATGTACCAGGACTAAATGTTTCTCCTGGCTATTGtactgtttgtttattcagcatttagcacttttgtgttttttcatgtGTCACTCTGTTGCAGGAAGAGCACTGCAGTCTTCCTGATAATTACACTTAATTAGTTATACTTTAATATCATTCCTTactactattaaaaaaaactgttatacTGTTATGTATTATGAATGGTATTGTTATTCAACATTATTTTCCTGGCATGATTTGGGTCTACCTGAGGTCAGGGTCATTAAAATCAATATAATGTTaatctgactgatcacctttatcccatgatgaaacatttctttcctgtttctcaCTGAATGATCTGTTGAGAAAatcatgtaaatcatatgctatggccttcacagtcactaGATCTCCACCCAATTTAACACTTtaagattttggagtgacatgTTAGACAGCGCTCACCATAATCCACATCAacacaccaactgagggaacaTCATTTgcaagaatggtgttcatccatCCAGTAGAGTTCCAAAAACTTGTAGAAACTACGATATATTCATACcggttgggttttttttccctttagttTGTCACCCATAGAAAAATACTCCTGTAGCTGAAGTTCAGCCAGATCAGATATGGATTAATAGTAAGGTTAGCAATCATATTAATGATGCCATCGCATGTTCT
This genomic window contains:
- the LOC117598332 gene encoding adenosine receptor A2a-like, with translation MNSCLGVTLNGSTQTVIPRKQEFFHVPYIAAEVTISILSTSGNLLVCIAVGRNKKLQTVTNYFLVSLAAADFFVGTLAIPCAIMTDLGLPHNNLYLCTTIVYMLITLTQSSVFSLLAIAIERYVAILLPFHYQRLLKPRNARLVILLTWFLAFLLSTVPLLGFQKRSSQINYCFFSCVVDIALMVYFNFFGCALIPLLAMFFIYVHIFLTVRRQVRRIAALRCALETQARQNSAMRREAKKATSILLLIFLFVLCWMPMHIMNCLQQFCPQCSVPVPLILTAIILSHANSAINPVLYAYKMKSFRQAFKDMFLCCRVTPPLSDTTDSNGTSKKPQV